From Anopheles funestus chromosome 3RL, idAnoFuneDA-416_04, whole genome shotgun sequence, a single genomic window includes:
- the LOC125768734 gene encoding lysine-specific demethylase lid: protein MKSKSKNSLTNGSGSSGSSSSSSSSNSSGSGSDNYANGSTYGSSGATMTGAAGPGTNSASAGTVNGGSRHLQSSSAMSAANSPGGSIATADAGASGLGADCADDQQDQQPMNYHNHNAHHNNRNHLYQQPKQGGNRPHISLDKCDDFQFNVPPEAPVFEPSEEDFKNPLVYINKIRPTAEKYGICKIRPPSSWQPPFTVDVEKLTFTPRIQRLNELEAETRIKLNFLDQIAKFCELQGTTLKIPMVERKPLDLYTLHKIVNQEGGLEVVTKERKWSKVACRMGYQQGKSVGSNLRIHYDRLLYPFDVYRSGKVVDLANIDPEPTEDCEYEPHCIESRQQVQPPMTAARRSQRFAQQQSNSKPSSTAGSSAGGSVRGSSDEMSPSKKELRHRSMLEFASKLAAAAREQAASNGNVAKEEKSAVGGTHGYDPMAKYICHMCNRGDVEESMLLCDGCDASYHTFCLMPPLQDIPKGDWRCPKCIVEENSKPVEAFGFEQAQREYTLQQFGEMADQFKSNYFNMPVHLVPTELVEKEFWRIVSSIDEDVTVEYGADLHTMDHGSGFPTKASPYLTSNDQEYAESSWNLNNLPVLDESILGHINADISGMKVPWMYVGMCFATFCWHNEDHWSYSINYLHWGEPKTWYGVPGSRAEDFELAMKSAAPELFHSQPDLLHQLVTIMNPNILMNADVPVYRTDQHAGEFVVTFPRAYHAGFNQGYNFAEAVNFAPADWMKMGRECVNHYSKLRRYCVFSHDELVCKMALEPDRLNLGIATACYIDMAEMVDTEKKLRKNLLEWGVSNAEREAFELLTDDARQCEICKTTCFLSAVNCKCTKNLACLRHFAELCECPPENHTLKYRYTLDELPLMVQKLKVKAESFEKWLFRVRDVLDPSVASSITLEELQSIAHEAESQKFPNSVILERLNLSILEAQKCITVIQQLDINKIRTRTRNSLECAKYKLSMDELELFINEINNLRCVIREGDSVRELQRIGQEWLRQADKALKLRFKDTNVQQLNQLIEDGNALCIELPQITELKDRLTQYKWYREVRTLRENTVDRLSLEEIKKLINEGMRILPHTVLEKELSQLHGIMLQIVDWEQSANQCFKTETQHKISEIDSLLERAQNIEAFLPLAGQLKDVLHKSKEWLHAIETLESSKNYNFFHTLQNLANRAKLLPVEMESKLLCETIFGTTTAGGGCYNRNGGQMLLFNSRGFIGASSDEWRSKSATSPSASLKRKRNGSISNLDDPVIPTRGLETIMKKIKEDGSIGEHDKRLLRAKLLLDWNETDGGIGSSSDKQMHGRYDNVQQQQQQLQQQHRLNSSGCDVVYHCAKCYEMVAKANVLRKYRHKQHHHHCRHHERHSRVALKQEQNQQQQTAATNTTKMSAIEQLLQIKTLSEDDFAIERGTNERGTIDGGSSFDDFSFKFAEHDDGDDEPDDEEAADEVKAEDEDDEEEEEEAAGVGQLGRNGCHGCKPPDERESSVLKPLLACGRIKAEPLDNVADRITVKEEASMRSSSKGTGGVIPATLGLESTSQTAEALAAANGSRSSNGANGVGSSTNASQQSDRQRQEQHQQSNVESL, encoded by the exons ATGAAAAGTAAATCTAAAAACTCTTTGACGAACGGAAGTGGCAGCAGCGggagcagtagtagcagcagcagcagcaatagtAGTGGCAGTGGTAGTGATAATTACGCCAACGGCAGCACCTATGGGTCCTCCGGAGCGACGATGACAGGTGCGGCAGGGCCGGGGACAAACAGTGCCTCCGCTGGGACCGTCAATGGAGGCAGCAGACATCTGCAATCATCGTCTGCCATGAGTGCGGCAAATTCTCCGGGCGGCTCTATTGCTACCGCCGATGCCGGAGCATCCGGGCTGGGTGCTGATTGTGCGGATGACCAGCAAGATCAGCAACCGATGAACTATCACAACCATAATGCCCATCACAATAATCGCAACCATTTGTATCAGCAGCCAAAGCAGGGTGGCAACCGACCGCATATATCGCTCGACAAGTGTGACGACTTTCAGTTCAATGTTCCGCCGGAAGCTCCTGTGTTCGAACCGTCGGAGGAAGATTTCAAAAATCCGCTTGTCTACATCAACAAAATACGCCCGACGGCGGAAAAGTATGGAATCTGCAAAATACGACCACCGAGC TCCTGGCAGCCACCCTTTACCGTGGATGTGGAAAAGCTGACCTTTACGCCGCGCATTCAGCGGCTGAATGAATTGGAAGCGGAAACACGCATTAAGCTGAACTTTCTCGATCAAATTGCCAAATTTTGCGAGCTGCAAGGAACAACGCTGAAGATACCGATGGTAGAGCGGAAGCCGCTCGATCTATACACCCTGCACAAGATCGTAAACCAGGAGGGTGGTTTGGAGGTGGTAACGAAGGAGCGCAAATGGTCAAAAGTGGCGTGCCGCATGGGCTACCAGCAGGGCAAAAGTGTCGGTTCAAATCTGCGTATACACTACGACCGTTTGCTCTATCCGTTCGATGTGTATCGTTCGGGTAAGGTCGTAGATTTGGCTAACATTGACCCGGAGCCAACGGAAGATTGTGAGTATGAGCCGCATTGCATTGAGTCCCGGCAGCAGGTTCAACCGCCAATGACGGCGGCTCGCCGTTCGCAACGATTTGCACAGCAGCAGAGCAACAGCAAACCTTCCTCGACCGCGGGCAGCAGTGCGGGTGGCAGCGTTCGTGGCTCGTCGGATGAGATGTCGCCAAGCAAGAAGGAACTGCGCCATAGGAGTATGCTGGAGTTTGCGAGCAAACTGGCGGCAGCCGCCCGTGAACAAGCGGCCAGCAATGGTAATGTGgcgaaagaggaaaaaagtgCCGTAGGTGGAACGCATGGGTACGATCCGATGGCAAAGTACATCTGTCACATGTGCAACCGGGGTGATGTGGAAGAATCGATGCTACTTTGCGACGGTTGTGATGCATCGTACCATACGTTCTGCCTGATGCCACCGTTGCAGGACATTCCGAAGGGTGACTGGCGTTGCCCGAAGTGTATTGTCGAGGAAAACTCGAAACCGGTGGAAGCGTTCGGGTTCGAGCAGGCGCAACGCGAGTACACGCTGCAACAGTTCGGCGAAATGGCCGATCAGTTCAAATCGAACTACTTCAACATGCCGGTCCATCTCGTACCGACCGAGCTGGTGGAGAAGGAATTTTGGCGTATCGTTTCATCGATCGATGAGGATGTGACGGTCGAGTATGGGGCCGATCTGCACACGATGGACCATGGTAGCGGGTTCCCGACGAAAGCGTCACCATACCTTACGTCGAACGATCAGGAGTATGCAGAATCGAGCTGGAACCTGAACAATCTGCCAGTGCTGGACGAATCGATCCTCGGGCACATTAATGCCGACATCAGCGGTATGAAGGTACCGTGGATGTACGTCGGCATGTGCTTTGCTACCTTTTGCTGGCACAACGAGGACCACTGGAGCTACTCGATCAACTATCTGCACTGGGGTGAGCCGAAAACGTGGTACGGTGTGCCCGGTAGCCGTGCGGAAGATTTCGAGCTGGCGATGAAATCGGCCGCACCCGAACTGTTCCATTCGCAGCCAGATTTGCTGCACCAGCTGGTAACGATTATGAATCCGAACATATTGATGAACGCGGACGTGCCCGTCTACCGGACGGATCAGCACGCGGGCGAATTTGTCGTTACATTCCCGCGCGCGTACCATGCCGGCTTTAATCAGGGGTATAACTTTGCCGAGGCGGTTAACTTTGCACCGGCGGACTGGATGAAGATGGGCCGGGAGTGTGTCAATCACTATTCGAAGCTAAGGCGATACTGTGTGTTTTCGCACGATGAGCTCGTGTGCAAGATGGCGCTGGAACCGGACAGACTTAATTTGGGTATCGCAACAGCGTGCTACATCGATATGGCGGAAATGGTTGATACGGAGAAAAAGTTGCGAAAGAATCTGCTCGAATgg GGTGTATCGAATGCAGAACGTGAAGCGTTTGAGCTGTTGACGGACGATGCGAGGCAGTGTGAAATTTGCAAAACCACCTGCTTCCTGTCGGCCGTCAACTGTAAATGTACCAAGAACCTAGCCTGCTTGCGCCATTTTGCCGAACTGTGCGAATGTCCGCCGGAAAACCACACACTCAAGTACCGGTACACGCTGGACGAGCTGCCGCTGATGGTGCAGAAGCTAAAGGTGAAGGCCGAATCGTTCGAAAAGTGGCTGTTCCGTGTCCGCGACGTGCTGGATCCGTCGGTGGCAAGCTCGATCACGCTCGAGGAGCTGCAAAGCATTGCGCACGAAGCGGAAAGCCAAAAGTTCCCCAACAGTGTCATACTGGAGCGCCTGAACCTTTCCATACTGGAGGCGCAGAAGTGCATTACGGTCATACAGCAGCTTGATATTAACAAAATACGCACGCGCACACGAAATTCGCTCGAGTGCGCCAAGTACAAGCTGTCGATGGATGAGCTCGAGCTGTTTATCAACGAGATCAACAATCTGCGGTGCGTGATACGGGAAGGTGATAGCGTCCGTGAGCTGCAGCGCATCGGGCAGGAATGGTTGCGCCAGGCGGATAAAGCGCTAAAGTTACGCTTTAAGGACACTAACGTGCAGCAGCTAAATCAGCTGATCGAGGATGGCAATGCGCTGTGCATCGAGCTGCCGCAGATAACCGAGCTGAAGGATCGATTGACACAGTACAAATGGTACCGGGAGGTGCGAACGCTGCGTGAAAATACGGTCGATCGGCTATCGCTGGAAGAAATCAAGAAGCTCATTAACGAGGGAATGCGAATACTACCGCACACAGTATTAGAGAAAGAGCTGTCCCAGCTGCACGGTATTATGCTGCAG aTCGTTGATTGGGAACAGTCAGCTAATCAGTGCTTCAAAACGGAAACGCAGCATAAGATCAGCGAAATCGATAGCCTTCTCGAGCGTGCGCAAAACATCGAAGCATTTCTACCACTTGCCGGTCAGCTGAAGGATGTGCTGCATAAATCGAAGGAATGGTTGCATGCGATCGAAACGCTGGAAAGTAGCAAAAATTACAACTTTTTCCACACGCTCCAAAATCTAGCGAATCGCGCAAAGCTGCTACCGGTAGAGATGGAAAGCAAGCTGCTGTGTGAAACCATCTTCGGTACAACGACCGCCGGTGGCGGTTGCTACAATCGTAACGGTGGTCAGATGTTGCTGTTTAACTCGCGGGGTTTCATCGGTGCCAGCAGTGATGAATGGCGCAGTAAATCCGCTACATCGCCTTCCGCCTCgctgaagcgaaagcgaaacGGATCAATCTCGAACCTGGACGATCCGGTAATCCCTACCCGTGGTTTGGAAACgattatgaaaaaaattaaagaggACGGTAGTATCGGAGAGCACGATAAGCGACTGTTGCGGGCAAAGCTGCTGCTGGACTGGAACGAAACGGATGGTGGAATAGGAAGCAGTAGTGACAAACAAATGCATGGACGCTATGACaatgtgcagcagcagcagcagcagctgcaacagcaacatcgtCTAAATAGTAGCGGTTGCGATGTAGTTTATCATTGCGCGAAATGCTACGAGATGGTGGCCAAAGCTAACGTGCTGCGAAAGTATCGTCAcaagcagcatcatcatcattgccgGCATCACGAACGGCACAGTAGGGTGGCCTTGAAGCAGGAGCagaatcaacagcagcaaactgCCGCTACGAACACAACTAAAATGTCGGCCATCGAGCAATTGTTGCAGATAAAAACATTGTCCGAAGATGATTTTGCCATCGAAAGAGGAACAAATGAAAGGGGGACGATTGACGGTGGCAGTAGCTTTGAtgatttttcgttcaaattTGCCGAAcacgacgatggcgatgaCGAGCCAGATGATGAGGAGGCGGCAGACGAGGTAAAGGCGGAGGACGAGGACgacgaggaggaggaagaggaagctGCCGGTGTCGGGCAGCTGGGAAGGAATGGGTGCCATGGCTGTAAACCACCGGACGAACGTGAATCGAGCGTACTGAAACCGTTGCTTGCGTGCGGCAGAATAAAAGCGGAACCATTGGACAATGTTGCAGATCGCATTACCGTGAAGGAAGAGGCTTCGATGCGATCCAGTTCGAAAGGGACTGGTGGTGTCATACCCGCAACTCTTGGTCTAGAGAGCACTAGTCAGACAGCGGAAGCGCTAGCGGCAGCAAATGGAAGCCGGAGTTCTAACGGTGCGAACGGTGTCGGCAGCTCCACAAATGCTTCTCAACAATCCGACAGACAGCGACAAGAACAACACCAACAGAGTAATGTAGAAAGCTTATGA
- the LOC125768739 gene encoding ras-specific guanine nucleotide-releasing factor RalGPS1 — MMRYSEIPRELADRQTCKSRVGRDTKTGRSLSSTGGHNESYDGDGDDGYERFSTSSSGNVSQQHVEKALDGSIDAPLIEDGKRKPERQRDRQPLDDKHLCHKATAGSIESLNDGCTATSSFRPWHSYSKKSYSLPPNTTISDVGSIVFSCQQVSPAELAAQITLLDFPIFNAIQPEELTGCGWTKKNKHTLAPNVVAFTKRFNHTTFWTVQEILNGVSPKDRAEIISHFIKVAKKLHDINNLHSLFAVISALKSASVHRLKESWLLVSRKDQQQLDRLSLLFDESDNWAALRKCLNQFKLPGIPYLGIFLTDIIYIDLLHPSKSREESYARETKMNNVLRVLSSYQSSNYTFISPVPPTLRYLQSRRYIDELQNIFEEDQYKKSLNLEPTATASSGTSSSVGTVRLPKPKTDHSDIGSRSLRTSIALTEGEDSQDSALCVPNTSQNTAPNTRQFIPGHRKCYSLGTNIFYPRSSEQSSASSSGSSSRHTKVVDGLSKMRHLLDDSYVEAKRANSIGATGVSGHSSDHESEHPTALQLVELEPITSGNLVEGYLKRKTVLKYGRKPTVASWQRYWVLIWSNTMIYFPPKTFKGNERSNFKKEPSKIFPLEGWTAEESDLPLQDEFFQLVNYNHGHAYRFKSGSNASANRWLAALKQVTTPKPAEPLSISLNLISFE; from the exons ATGATGCGCTATTCGGAAATACCGCGCGAGCTTGCCGATAGACAAACGTGCAAAAGCAGGGTAGGTCGTGATACGAAAACTGGTCGAAGCTTATCGTCAACAGGCGGCCACAACGAATCGTACGATggcgatggtgatgatggatATGAGCGATTCTCCACCTCCTCCTCTGGGAACGTTTCGCAACAGCATGTGGAAAAAGCGCTCGATGGAAGCATCGATGCGCCATTGATCGAGGACGGCAAACGCAAGCCCGAACGCCAGCGCGATCGTCAACCGCTGGACGATAAACACTTGTGCCATAAAGCAACTGCAGGTTCGATCGAAAGTCTCAACGATGGATGTACGGCAACGTCGTCATTTAG GCCATGGCatagttattcgaaaaaatcgTACAGTTTACCACCGAATACAACGATCAGTGACGTGGGCTCGATTGTATTCAGTTGCCAGCAGGTATCACCGGCCGAACTGGCCGCACAGATAACGCTGCtggattttcccattttcaatGCAATTCAACCCGAGGAGCTGACCGGGTGCGGCTggacgaagaaaaacaaacatactcTAGCGCCGAATGTGGTGGCGTTCACCAAACGCTTCAATCATACGACGTTTTGGACTGTACAGGAAATACTCAACGGCGTCAGTCCGAAGGATCGGGCCGAGATTATCAGCCATTTTATTAAG GTGGCTAAGAAATTACATGACATCAACAATCTTCATTCTTTATTTGCCGTCATATCTGCACTCAAAAGTGCCAGCGTGCATCGGCTTAAAGAAAGCTGGTTACTGGTGTCCCGCAAAGACCAGCAACAGCTCGATCGGTTGAGCCTTCTGTTTGATGAAAGCGACAATTGGGCGGCACtacgaaaatgtttaaatcaaTTCAAACTTCCTGGAATACCGTACCTAG gGATATTTCTGACGGATATTATCTACATCGATTTATTGCACCCTAGCAAATCGCGCGAGGAGAGTTATGCACGCGAAACCAAAATGAACAATGTGTTGCGGGTGTTGTCTAGCTACCAAAGTTCGAACTATACGTTCATCAGTCCGGTACCACCGACGCTACGTTACCTGCAGTCCCGGCGATACATTGACGAGCTTCAGAACATATTTGAGGAGGATCAATACAA AAAATCTCTCAATTTGGAGCCAACTGCAACCGCGTCATCAGGCACATCGTCGTCGGTCGGTACTGTGCgtttaccaaaaccaaaaacggaCCACAGTGATATCGGTAGCCGCAGCCTGAGAACTTCCATCGCTTTGACCGAGGGTGAAGATTCTCAAGATTCAGCGCTATGCGTACCAAACACTAGCCAGAATACTGCACCAAACACACGGCAGTTTATACCTGGCCACAGGAAATGTTACAGCTTAGGAACAAA CATTTTTTATCCCAGATCTTCCGAACAGTCAAGCGCCTCCTCATCCGGATCGAGCAGCCGTCACACGAAGGTAGTGGATGGTTTGAGCAAGATGCGCCATTTGCTCGACGATTCCTACGTGGAGGCAAAGCGCGCAAACAGCATCGGTGCAACCGGTGTTAGCGGTCACAGTAGTGATCACGAATCGGAACATCCAACCGCACTCCAGTTGGTCGAGCTGGAACCGATCACGAGTGGCAATTTAGTGGAAGGTTACCTGAAGCGAAAAACTGTCCTCAAGTATGGTCGCAAACCGACCGTAGCGTCCTGGCAACGATACTGGGTACTGATATGGTCCAACACGATGATCTACTTTCCGCCGAAAACGTTTAAAGG CAACGAACgaagtaattttaaaaaggaaCCATCCAAAATATTCCCCCTAGAAGGATGGACCGCCGAAGAGTCGGATCTTCCGCTGCAGGATGAATTCTTCCAGCTGGTAAATTACAACCATGGACACGCGTATCGTTTCAAATCTGGTTCCAATGCTTCCGCCAATCGATGGCTAGCGGCACTGAAGCAGGTGACAACACCTAAACCAGCGGAACCACTATCTATCTCACTGAATCTGATATCATTTGAATAG